ATTTTCTTCAACTTCAGGTCCCTTTGGAAGCGTGACTCCCAGGCTTTGACCTCCGGTTGTACATCCCACTCTGCCGGTAATGCGTAATCCCATTGCTCCAGATAAGGACCAAAAACCCGTGCAGCACGCACGCGTAGCTCTAGAGAATCATAGTACTCCCAGAAGGTCTTCTCTTTGCTACGGGTCTGATTCACAATCGGTAAGGGCCTTACTGCCTCGATTCCTATCGCCTCCAATGTGGCTTGGAAATCTTCTTGAATGTGTTCGAATCGGATGACCGAGTCCATTCGTTCTTGATCCATCAAGCTCCAATCCAGATAAGGTCTAGTGTAGAATTTCAGGAAAAACTGGGCGAAGTCTGCCTTCTGCTCATGGATGAAGCGATATCGTTTCTGATGGCCGCGTTCATTCAGCCAGTATTTCACTCGACCACTCCTTCTGGGTTGAGGATTGGAGTATTTCCCCTTGTGGTCATTCAGATACTTGTAGTAATGACTCACTGCTTGATCCAAGGGATTGCGGATACCGATGAAGGTGAAGTAAGACTTCTCTTCGTCCGTGGCCGACTTCAGGAAGGTGCGGTAGGTGGCGTGCTTGTAATGCCTGGTCTGACCGGCATAGTTCTCGGTCAATTCCTTAGCAATAGCCGTGCTGGCCGTCAGGGGTAGCTCTATGAATAAATATCTATACTTGCTACTGATGATCATCCAAGGTGATTCTGTCCCTCTTTCATACGTGATTTCTGACCAAGAGTTCAAAAATAACCGCTAGCCAACGTGCTCGATAAACTCAAGCGCATCATTCTTCGAGATGGGGCTCAGGATGCCGATTTCAAGGAAGTCCTCAAGGGAGGCTCGATGGCCTTCATCTATCGACTCCTCAACATGGTGGTCAGCTACGGGCTGATGCTCTTCATATCCCGTAAATTAGGAGATGAAGGAATTGGGATCTACAATCTTTCTCTGGCCTTTCTCGGAATCCTGGTCATGCTCAGTTGTTTGGGATTCAACACCTCGGTGGTACGATTCGTTTCCCAGTACAATGCGGAATCCGCCTTCCATAAGATACGGAAGCTCTACACCGCTATACTGAAGATCATCATCCCTCTCAGCTTCCTGATCGCCATCGCGCTGTATCTAGGAGCTGAGTCGATTGCGATCGGATTCTATGACGACCCCGCACTTATCCTCCCCTTTCAGATACTCGCACTCATTCTACCTCTCAGCGTGGTGGCAGCGCTCAATGTGGAGTTCATCCGTGGATTGAAACAGGTACACGTCTCTGAGTTCTTCCGCAATCTGGGTATCCACACAGTGACTCTGGTCGTCCTGATCATTGCATCCTTCTACACTTTGCAATCCTATTATCCCATGGCTGCTTACCTGCTGGGTGCCGTGGTCGCAGCAGCATTCACCTTGATCTACATCTGGCGATATTTCAAGGGACAATCGGTAAAAGAATCCTCTCCTAGTACTACGGAATTCTCCATCCAAGAACATCTGATCACATCACTCCCGATGATCCTGACCAGCTTCATCCAACTGCTCAATGGACGTGTGGACACGGTGATGCTCGGGCTTTTCGAGTCACAGAGTACGGGAGATGTGGGTGTGTTCACGGTGGCGCTCAAGATCTCCGTGATCACCAATTTCATGATCGGGGCCATGAAGAGTATAGGAATGCCAAAGATATCCGAGCTCTTCTGGTCAGGTAAGATGGATAAACTGAATGGGCTTATCGCTCGTACGACCAAGTTCATCTTCCTATTTGCAGCCCCGGTATCGATTCTGCTCATGATCTTTCCCGCTACGGTCCTGGAGCTGGTGGAGCCTGATTTCAGTTATGGCAGTCGTACCTTGCAGATATTCGCTTTGACCCAGTTATTCAATGCCTCATGTGGGATGGTGGCCATCTTCCTGAACATGACAGGCAATCAGGTGTTCTTTACTCGACTGGTGGCTATTACCACTACGCTGAACATCGTTCTCAACCTGATCCTCATCCCGATGTACGGCATGGAAGGAGCAGCCTTTGCGACCTTGATCGCTACTGCTACTTGGAATATCATAGGAGCCTATCATATCTGGAAGAAGTATAAGGTTGCCACCTTTTTCAGACCGAGCAGTCTGTGGTCTTAAGCTATTTCCAGTCTGATAGATCCAGACCGGTAAGCGCCTCCAATTCACGGATATCTTGAGCGTAATAGGACCTCAACTCAGTGCGTAGTTCGGGATCCATCTGCTCATAGTCACGCAAGTTCATGCTCTTCAATTCCTTACGGATATTCTCCCTGCGCTCTTTGCTCATCAACGAACGAACGAGCGGCCTGATCAATCGCTTGAGCGGATTGTCATGGATGAGCAGTTTCTGCAGGAATGCACTACGCGGAGTTCCGGATGGATTAAATTGCTTCTCCGTGGTCACCTCAAGAGATGGATCGACCCCGATGAATCGAAAGATCTCACGCATGGTCTCAGCCGGTGCATTCTTCAGATCATCATAGCGGAGCACCTTGACTTTGTCGAAGGCCTGCAGGAAGGCCCTGACTTGCTGCGCGTAACATCCAAGCGCACGATGATGCCACATGAAATCCCATCCTTGCTGGGCTCTGGATGACTCCTCTTCCAATGCTTGTCTGAAAGTCAGCGGTTCATGCATGTCCTTGACGAAGTGATTGTAGGAGGAATAGGCCCGTTCTACAGGGTCACGAAGGATGATCAGGATATTGACTTCTTCTCCAAAGACCTCTTTGATGCGAGGGATGCTTTGCTCATGATGATAGAGGTATCCGGTGCCTACCTCCCCAGTGACCTTGCCGCCTGTATTCTCATAGAGTCTCTCATAGGAGGCGCTGTCCAGGATCACATCCTCTGGTGACCGTTGATAAGGATACTCCAGTGCATTGTCCGTATAGATGTCGCGCAGAAAGTAGAAGGTCTCTTTCTTCGGGATATGTAGTTCAGGGTGTTGCTTGAGGTAGTGATAGATGGATGTGGTGCCAGCCTTGGCCGCACCTACGAACAGAAAGGGTTGACGAGAGAATTCCATGACCCTTACCAATGTGCGAGACTACGACCTATGATCGATTCCAACCTTTCGATATCCTCCGAGTAATGCTGCCTGAGCATCTCGCGGATGTCCGAGGGCATCGGGTTCTTGACCAGGAGTCTGTTCATCATGCGGTCCCGGGTATTGAGCAATCGATGTTTGGTATCCTCCGGGAATTGATTCACCATCCACTTCATCATCTTGTTCTTCCTCATCTGATCGACCAGGAATCTGCTCTTCGGTACTCCAGAGGGATTGGCCTGGACCGATTCCCGCACTTCGATAGGGCGTATGTTCAAGAATCGGGTCATCTCATCCATGAGTTGCTGGGGGCGGTCGAGGTCACTCATCAAGAATATCTTCACCTGAGGAAAACGACTGACGTAGTGTGCCACCTGATCGGCATAGTCTCCATACTCGAGATAGTCGAATCCCCATCTCCGTTCTTTTCTGGAAGCGATCACTTCTGGCCGGATGGCCTCTGCAAATTCCAGGTCCTCGTAGCCATTTCGCACCAAGAAATTGTAGTGGGAATAGGCCCTATCCACCGGATTACGTAAAATGATCGTGATGCGGACATCCTCTAGCCGATCACCATACATGCGTTCCATTTCTGCGATGGACTCATCGTGCTTGTAGAGGTAGGCGGTGGAAGCATCACCACATCGTTGCCCTTCATGGGCCGGCTCATAGAGATTCAGATAGTCACTCGTGCGCCAGATGACACGCTTGCGGGTGATATCATTCAGTTCCATGGGTTCTCTACCTTGGAAGCAGAAATAGAAGGGCTCTTTCTCAGAAGGCGGAAAGTAGATTTCTGGATGCTCTGCCAACATGCGATAGAGGCTGGTCGTACCACACTTAGCTGCCCCTACGATAATGAAGTCAGGCAGATTCACCTCTTGTCCTTGGTAACTTACTCTCACGCTGCGTTCTTAGCTCTAAATAGCCCGTACTTTGACAATGGTTTGCTCATGCGATTTACGCAATTTAGCGTAACGCATATACAGGGCAAACACGTATTACCAACATGCGATTTGAACAGGAGAACGAAACGTATCGACTACCCGACATCTTCTTGATAGGTGCTGCCAAAAGTGGGACGACCACATTGGCCTATTTCGTGCAACAGCACCCCAAGGTATCCATGCCACGCAAAGAACCAGGCTTCATGGCCTATTTCAATAAGGCAGATGATGAAGTCCCTTCCCGTATACGGAGTCGGCAGGTGAGGGATTTAGATGACTACAAAGCCCTCTACAGGAATGTGCCGGCCGACCATCGTATATGCGATGCTTCAGTGGCCAATCTCAGCAAGTACCAGGATAGCATCAGGAATCTCAAGCACTTCTACGGAGATAGATGCCAAGAACTCAAACTGGTGGCCATACTGCGCCAACCGGTCGAGCGTTCTTTCTCACACTACATGATGCTGGTGAAGAATGGATACGAGGAACTTCCTTTTGAAGAAGCGATCAAAGACGAGCATGTGGCCGCACGTATCTCCATGGCCAATGGATATGATTATCTGCGAAACAGTCTGTACTATGAACGGGTGAAGGCCTATAAAGAGGCTTTTCCCCAACTGAAGGTATTCTTGACCGATGATCTCAAGGAGCCTGAGAAATTAGCCCGTGAACTCTTCAGCTATTTGGAGCTGGACTATCCCACGGATATCGACCTGGATATGAAACTCAACCCGAGCGGGATGCCAAAGAACCCGGGACTCATCAAAGCACTGAACGGATACTCGGAGACCAAAGAGCGCATTAAAAGGGCCTTGCCGGATTCTTGGCAGAGCAAATTGGTGGAATTCAAATCGGCAGTGACTGCTAAGAATGTGGTCAAGGTCAAAGTGGACCCTGATCTGAAAGCCCGATTGACCCAGGAATACTTCCGTGAAGACATCCAGCAATTGAGCGCATTGATCGATCGCAACCTCGACCATTGGCTGAGCTCTTGACCCGAGCCACCTGATTCATTGGACACAAGCGAACACATATCGGATCACCGCAAATCCAGTCTTTCTGGACTGCTCCATGTAGAAAAGAAGGACCTCTACTTCGTGTTCCTGTGTATCAATTTCCTGTTGACCTACCGGGTGCTGCTCGTGAGTATGTTCAATATCGAAGAACTGGTCGCTGAGGGTTTCTATCTCATCTTTTTAGGGGGCTACATCGCCTATCGCATATTCAAGCGGGTCTACGAGAAGAACTACCGGTTGAATCATCTCGAAACGCTGATGGCTGTTTTCTTCTTCCTGCCATTCATACCTGCCTTCTCAGCTTGGAGGGAATGGGGACAGCCTCTTACCTATGGCATCGCCACCATGCGGGAATTCTATCTGCTATTCGGTGGTCTGATCACCTATAATCTATTGCGGGAAGGGAAGGTCACCATGCCTATGGTGGAACGCGCGATGGTGGTAGTGGCGTGGTTCAGTATCCTTTTCTTCTATGGTATGTCCCTACTGACGGACCCACTTCAGTTCAAAGAGACCGGTTTTGCCGCTGCACACGAGGCCAAGGGTGGTGAAGCGTATTATCAGTTCCAGACGGGGTTCATGTTCTTCGGCTCGATCTATTATACGGTCAAGGCCTTTTTGAAGAAACGCTATCGCTTGCTCATCTACGCTGCAGTATTCATTGCTTATATCGTCCTATTCCGCCTGGATCGCACTACAATGGCTGTGACAGGTATTGCATTGGTGACCTTTCTGCTGTTCTCCATTCCGATCAAAACACAGATCATGAATGTCGTTCGATTCGGCATACCCACTCTGCTCATCCTAGGCTCAGTTGCGATCCTCAGACCCGATTTCGTGGATCGCTATGTGATGATGTTCGGAGAGGTATTGGAGGTGGCCGATCAAGTGGACGGTACCAGCGTGGATCAAGACATCCGTATCAGCGAACT
The Flavobacteriales bacterium DNA segment above includes these coding regions:
- a CDS encoding sulfotransferase family 2 domain-containing protein encodes the protein MIISSKYRYLFIELPLTASTAIAKELTENYAGQTRHYKHATYRTFLKSATDEEKSYFTFIGIRNPLDQAVSHYYKYLNDHKGKYSNPQPRRSGRVKYWLNERGHQKRYRFIHEQKADFAQFFLKFYTRPYLDWSLMDQERMDSVIRFEHIQEDFQATLEAIGIEAVRPLPIVNQTRSKEKTFWEYYDSLELRVRAARVFGPYLEQWDYALPAEWDVQPEVKAWESRFQRDLKLKKMYWSILT
- a CDS encoding flippase, encoding MLDKLKRIILRDGAQDADFKEVLKGGSMAFIYRLLNMVVSYGLMLFISRKLGDEGIGIYNLSLAFLGILVMLSCLGFNTSVVRFVSQYNAESAFHKIRKLYTAILKIIIPLSFLIAIALYLGAESIAIGFYDDPALILPFQILALILPLSVVAALNVEFIRGLKQVHVSEFFRNLGIHTVTLVVLIIASFYTLQSYYPMAAYLLGAVVAAAFTLIYIWRYFKGQSVKESSPSTTEFSIQEHLITSLPMILTSFIQLLNGRVDTVMLGLFESQSTGDVGVFTVALKISVITNFMIGAMKSIGMPKISELFWSGKMDKLNGLIARTTKFIFLFAAPVSILLMIFPATVLELVEPDFSYGSRTLQIFALTQLFNASCGMVAIFLNMTGNQVFFTRLVAITTTLNIVLNLILIPMYGMEGAAFATLIATATWNIIGAYHIWKKYKVATFFRPSSLWS
- a CDS encoding sulfotransferase, with translation MEFSRQPFLFVGAAKAGTTSIYHYLKQHPELHIPKKETFYFLRDIYTDNALEYPYQRSPEDVILDSASYERLYENTGGKVTGEVGTGYLYHHEQSIPRIKEVFGEEVNILIILRDPVERAYSSYNHFVKDMHEPLTFRQALEEESSRAQQGWDFMWHHRALGCYAQQVRAFLQAFDKVKVLRYDDLKNAPAETMREIFRFIGVDPSLEVTTEKQFNPSGTPRSAFLQKLLIHDNPLKRLIRPLVRSLMSKERRENIRKELKSMNLRDYEQMDPELRTELRSYYAQDIRELEALTGLDLSDWK